In Flavobacterium endoglycinae, one DNA window encodes the following:
- a CDS encoding DUF5689 domain-containing protein: MKKRILLSALSFSFFSCSHEVDAPKLACTQPDFKVTKTVEKVYELSGTTAKQYLYDDVIEAYVVSSDEEGNFFKTISLQTKASERIPAIGFAVPVDASNTYIEYRVGNKVYVKLKNQFTDLYYGGLRIGSLYVSNSGDPTIGRVSQNEVKSVLNASCTNADESQLVESLSIEKALNDSKLNTLIELNDVQFTESAIGRHYFEESNNVGGSTNWNLRDKTGNQIIFRTSSYAKFADHFVPEGSGKVRGVLTKFGTDYQLMVRSESDVVLNGKRNVPLFAEDFQSVKNNVNFALPGWSNIVEKATKLWKSMLYAGNGYAEFNTTSTTAAENIAWLVSPKIDLTEYKNTVLSFRSAQHDLKVDSPLNALEVYVSTNFDGSNISKAKWTKLEAKVASLSTPTREFISSGGIDLSAYSGKINIAFKYIGSGKDKTLNGAFMVDDVKIFGEK, encoded by the coding sequence ATGAAAAAACGAATATTACTTTCTGCCTTATCCTTTTCTTTTTTTAGCTGCAGTCACGAGGTTGATGCTCCAAAATTAGCTTGTACACAACCAGATTTTAAAGTAACCAAAACTGTTGAAAAAGTATACGAACTTTCAGGAACAACTGCCAAACAATATTTATATGATGATGTAATTGAAGCTTATGTCGTTTCGAGTGATGAAGAAGGCAATTTTTTTAAGACCATTTCACTGCAAACAAAAGCCTCTGAAAGAATTCCCGCAATAGGATTTGCTGTTCCTGTAGATGCTTCAAATACTTATATTGAGTATAGAGTTGGAAATAAAGTGTATGTAAAACTCAAAAACCAATTTACAGATTTGTATTACGGCGGATTACGAATTGGAAGTTTGTATGTAAGCAATTCAGGAGATCCTACTATTGGACGTGTTTCTCAAAATGAAGTAAAAAGCGTTTTAAATGCTTCGTGTACGAACGCTGATGAGAGTCAATTGGTTGAATCACTGTCGATAGAAAAAGCCCTTAACGATAGTAAATTAAATACACTTATAGAACTTAACGATGTACAGTTCACCGAATCAGCAATTGGGCGTCATTATTTTGAAGAATCCAATAACGTAGGAGGCTCAACAAACTGGAATCTGCGTGATAAAACCGGAAACCAAATTATTTTTAGAACCAGTAGTTATGCCAAATTTGCCGATCATTTTGTTCCAGAAGGAAGCGGTAAAGTACGAGGAGTTTTAACCAAATTTGGAACCGATTATCAATTAATGGTTCGTTCAGAAAGTGATGTTGTATTGAATGGAAAACGTAATGTTCCGCTCTTTGCCGAAGACTTTCAATCGGTTAAAAATAATGTCAACTTTGCGCTGCCGGGCTGGAGTAATATTGTAGAAAAAGCAACTAAATTATGGAAAAGTATGCTGTATGCTGGAAATGGTTATGCAGAGTTCAATACCACAAGTACCACCGCAGCCGAAAATATAGCATGGCTTGTTTCTCCAAAAATTGATTTGACAGAATATAAAAATACGGTTCTGTCCTTTAGAAGTGCACAGCATGATTTGAAAGTCGATTCGCCTTTGAATGCATTAGAAGTGTATGTTTCAACTAACTTTGATGGCTCTAATATATCGAAAGCGAAATGGACAAAATTAGAAGCAAAAGTAGCTTCACTTTCGACTCCAACCCGTGAATTTATAAGCTCAGGCGGAATTGATTTATCTGCTTATTCAGGCAAGATAAATATTGCTTTTAAATACATCGGATCAGGAAAAGATAAAACTCTTAACGGAGCTTTTATGGTTGATGACGTAAAGATTTTTGGAGAGAAATAG